The Lolium perenne isolate Kyuss_39 chromosome 6, Kyuss_2.0, whole genome shotgun sequence genome segment aagtccaagaacaacaacaacaacaacaagaagggccaagtacaagtcaaagacccggccaagattgtttggttcaagtgcaaaattgaagggcaccatgttagatcttgccctttgaagaagaagcaaaaaggaaaGCAGCCTCAagttcaaactcatattcaacctcaagttgaataaatgccacttcccaagaagaaacaagctaatgctcccattgtggagaaatctagtgagaagaaggagaagaaaagaacttgctacatatgccgtgagaagggccacacctcctccttttgcactattggtacctcatccaactctatcaccattgatgatgtttattctcttcgtaaggatgagggtggcaatgtgtttgccaaatatgttggtgctcaaagtggtgtcaagaaaagaaccatttgggttgccaagcctattgtgactaacctcttaggacccaacttagttgggtaccaacaatccaaaacttgatcaataggtgattgttggagggcattggagacttggctacatcatgaagaattaagggatcttcatcatttatattatctcaagccaagtcttttgattatcttgcttctatcatatatccaatgttcctccttgcggtaacttgtgctcaactcatttatattgaaagttactcgccccttagcatgtgttagttttgttcctaacatgtgtttgtatatgttgtgcttcctacttgcttttcttgagaaatcaagtctatgcatgttgagttgcacaccatgtatttgtgtttttgttggagccactttgcatcttgttgtatcttatatggctcttatgagagattaatggactatcccattttgggggagtgatattcttttgggaatttcatgatcctaacaatgtgtgtacatgaggaatatcacttagaattgatattgcaagattatctagtctctatgtggtatgtcatcttcatgagaaattcaaattctaatgtccattaatatctctagttggatcttatttgcctcttgtgaaattaaattccttatcacattgtgggggagtaataagctttgtgtatattacaagcctagaaaatgtgaacatttgaggttgtgtcacatagaattgatattataaattatctctctcatatgtggcaAGTtggctcaaacaagttccaatttgcttaaatggcttcattgctaatatctttgtggatcttatttgtgaaagtttttcttggcatggtttttcacaatgtgtccctcaatacatttttggaaaaccatgtgcttcaagtcatactattaattgctttgcatgttggtatgaatgctattaattgctttgcatgttggtatgaatactattaattgctttgcatgttggtatgaatactattaattgctttgcatgttggtatgaatactattaattgctttgcatgttggtatgaataattgaagctatcaagaaactctctttgcatgatggttaactcttatcttttaccatatgctttatttggtgtaaatatgatcttacatatacttacaaactaccaccgggaaatatttcctaatacctcttgtcctaggacaattgacaatctattatgaggtagaaatttattgatcatatttacattggctcttgtgtttaaattgtcttatttattgccatgaatgtgttgtgctttgactcccttgtgtcttccttgcatcttatggatctaatttatctgttcaaactttcttagcattttagtagatataggtagcatgatgatcctagttttgtgcatttagtattcatatgcaaaatcctagataatgcactaatcttgggggagctttcctatatttgttagaatgcttaacatctcttgatcattatcaaaaatttggttttgggagacataaactttctttttggtactttgtgccatcatacaaagtgttgagggtttggtttgtttgttggaaccttgctctcttgggagtttgttatctcattcctttgtgtttaggtttaattagcttcttataatgagataattctttggagtcaatcttgtgttgatttgattctttgatataatttggacaaccattgtctcttgatttatttggtgtcttgtccaaattatatctttctttggttcttgaaagtattgtgcatgcatcttcaatatatgtctatcttatggcatgtgttactttctttgatccaatatatagggtaaactccatcaaatcctaatttggctaagatgtgcatgaaattcaatttcatatctatatgcacatagtattgtggagtttgtcctatatgttgtagtgtgtctaactactttggacccaattagtttggggacctttttgtacttacctttgtgttaggtacaatggatatgcattggatgcttgtctcactcttggggagaagtggtgactcaatgataacttgaggcaagctaggatggtcaacgaacacatatctactacatcctcaccaatgctatctcggtaacaagtatcttctcatgcatatttttctagcatccaaccatgtggttgcatcttggcatgaatctcttgatttgcaaatgctgtgcttcttgctaaagtcttaacgaaacctctttattgcgaatgtgagtaatttgagatgagtacatatgttgggaagtatataaaatcatgctcatgattcacccatcccatctatgcctatctagcaattttattgcatatcaattcctcaagcctctcacatgtgcaatatcgatgaaagtgcaaattgaattatttcttttagtatcctcgtttgtgatacttgttgcctttctcaaagcatcccaactatcttctatcccttgtggatatttgtgatgtattttatgtgtttatggttgaagttcatgaatgtaccataagataaaattgagcctttggccatgctattaagcaaaaattcttattggtatattgcatgactttgtcttggatatcatgctatatttcttgtgtatctattttgtgtgtgcatgtttctttgtggataaatatctttgtgatattgctcacttagagaaacttatacacataagagatgatacatctcctttcggtatcttatttatttgttgtgtgttgattggtcatgctaagcaatataattaattgaagactatgatgatgctttttcctcatccttgtaatagtcttataatatgctttatcatgcctttcacatatcctcttggttgagccttttattatggtgcctcttacttgttgctcaaccatttgtttgttgcaagtgttaagcttgattttctatctatgatctattgcaattgTTTGtgctttaaatggtaatgagggagtaaggattccatgttatgcatattgtattcaaatgcaacattttaatttatgcatgtaccttggggagcttcctcattttatttaaggcactattttgtggtgatcattagagtttgattcacttggtatcttttgttttgaatgatattatgggagtgatgattccatgtttgtgcactttacactctaatgcaaattgtctagttttgtgcacaaaccttggggagcttcctcatattagatAGAGCAATCTtcgtgatcttatcataatatctatctttctattggtatcttctttgtggttcatttggttgcttgcttcatttgttgaagcttcttgactttgtttttttttttgcaatctttgatcccatctatagtgtgattccttccgaatattcgtcattggatacgtgcatttgattccactcaaattatgagaaatgcacacgctatggaggaactctcactattttggccttctaaatttttcacccatttcggcaattggtgccaatgggggagaagtttggagggtttaagggaatttggttatgtctttgctttgtgcttaagcatgttcctttattgcattgcatcttgttgctttgcatagttgaatatttagaggaaactccactaggctttgaatgccaatatatgcaatgaaagtaaagatcattcacacatgcatatattatgggggagtttgctctatatattcaacttgtttgttacttaaattccttatataaaccctctcaaagagattgtcatcaattaccaaaataggggagattgaaagtgcatggagcccccatgtgtggttttggtaattaatgacaatccctatggactaatgtttgcattgagttatatttgtaggtgttgtccataggcaatgtttgaaccatatgttggcttcaaggttgcaataagaagaaattgatgaaggatatcacgtgtcaagtatgtcttgaagatgaagatgaagtgagccctcaagttacttcaagacatctacatgatgaagaaatgaagtgcaagttcaagatgagccaactcgaagagatcatatgcttgaagcttgccatgaagaaatgaagtgcaagttcaagatgagccaactcgaagagatcatatgcttgaagcttgccatgaagaaatgaagtgcaagttcaggaTGAGCCatatcgaagagatcctttgcttgactcttgccatccatatggtgatcatggatatgtgaagatgcgccaaagaagaagctctcccatggtggattatgggggagcaatccacaagacttcgtcaagcaagcacaatcaaaaaaggtgttccatcttgttgaggtcaagatcgtcatcatcgagctcaagtggaatgcgcaagtgtaaggtttgctcttgatagggtttctttctcaccggtctcatagtgtagttggagaccggtttatagtttagttgccgtactatcaagagggctctcgagtgagtaactcgatcgtatccttcggagagctcaaacctttgcatcctttcatcatctttcttggttgttatttgaatcttatccatgtgatgttttaaagcttgtgcttattctcatgacaagctctagttcatcaagaatggtttttgcacgggcaacttgttgcattttcaaggttggaggttttcaccggtatgtctttttaaataggtcaaacctttcatcattttttTCTATCCTACATTGTTGGATTATGATGGTTCCCTGAATGATCTTGTATATCTTGTTCCTaactttaaaacaagcccaagatcatcaaaatcggagtccggatgctaaagttatgcccgtttcagtttgatgtttctgccagtttttggggggcggatattccggcccaagtttggggcggataatccggcccccccaAAAAGTCCTGATtttgggaaaatccggccaaatatccggccccatCCAGGGATATTTTTTCTCGCAACTGGAATTCTCTCTGGCAGCTAAACCTTGCAGTGTTTTCTTCTGACGAGAATGCTTGTAAGCAGTTTTACCGTACTAGAGCTGTACATGTTACAGAACAACGAATGCAGAGGACAAGAGGGTTGTAATGTCATTGACATTGAACTGGATACCGGAATGATTTTACGGCGACGTACGAAATCTTTGCTCAGCCGTCGACACTGCCGGGAAGAAGCTTGCGAGTCGTCCGGGATGGAGAGGACGTTGACGAGGCCGTCACGAACCGATCGGGGGCCGCCGGAATCACCCGCGACGGCCTCACGACTTCGACGACGGAGAGGTTGTAGGAGTCGGTGCCGAGGCGGCTCTGCGCCCACCCTTTCCGGCCGGAGAAGCCGCCGGCCATGACCCAGCAGTTCTTGAACCCTACGCTGTTCAGCGTCTTAGCCACAATCTTCGAGTTGTCACAGTACCTGCATTTTGCAAGTCAGACATATTAAGAGGTGAGGCAGGTCACTGTAAATGTTCAGAAGCAAATGCAGAGCATGGTGTGTGGGTGCACTGACGAGTCCATGACGACGATGTTTGAGCCCTTGCCAATCCTCTTGAGGTAGGAGATCTTGAGGGCGGCAATCTCCGCCTCGGCTCGCTTGGCGTTGCGCACCATGCCCTTTATCTTGTTCGGAAGCTCTTCCAACCTAAGAGGGAGAGACTGGTGTCAATGGAGGAAACAGAGGCTGCTTCCATGTGAGGTTATGAGTGAGAAAAGAGAAGGATGCGTCATACGGCAGGGAGATGAGCTTGTTCTTGGCGTTGGAGGGGAGCTGGGGCACGCCGTCTTTGCCCTTGTCCTTCTCGCTCCGCACGTCGATGAGAACGTAATCTTGGGACGTGACCATATCCAGAGCTTGCGCTGGGCTCAGGTCGCCTTTGTAGCCGCGTAGGCCGAACGAGAGCAGTGACCATGCTGGCGGCAGGAGCAGGTACGCGAGGAAGGCGGCTCCGGCGGCCACCACGTAGTCCGCGGAACCCAGAGACCCGATGGTCTCCACGGTCCCGGAGGCGATCGGCTTCGCGGCGCCGATGGCCGGCTGCGCCGCATCTGACAAGGTCTACTGAACAGAGCAGGGTCATCTAATCAACAACGAATTGAGCAGCCGCTGATTCAATCAAGGGGGGTCTGAGAGGCTGCGAGTGTACCTTGAAAGCGGACAGGAGGGGAGCGGGGTCGACGCCGGCGCCCTGGAGCGCCTCGGTAGCCTGCTTGGTGGCGTCGGAGACCACCGGCGAGGCGAGCTTCACGGCTTGCTCGCCGGCGCTCTGCAGCACCGGCAGCGCCGGTTTCACGGCCTCACCCAGCGCCCGGAGCACAGCCACAGACTGACCGGCCACCTTGCCGCCTATGCCGATCGCCGTGTCCACCGTGTCCACCACCTGCGCAACAACCAAACAATCGAGCACTACTCAGCCGCACTGCCAGGGGATAAGAGCAAATCCTGAGGTCGAAGAAGAACCGGCGACGGATTGGCTGTGCTGTTGGCGTACCGTGGTGAGCGACCCGGCGACGTCCTCCTTGGAGAACGCGGCGGCGTGCGCGGCCGGCGTCACGGCCAGCAATACGGTGGATGCAACGGTGGCCGCGGCCAGCGGCGCAGCGTTCGCTGGCGGGCGGCGCGGTGTGGTCCTGgtggccgccggagaaggaggagtCGGCGGCGCCAGGGTGGCCGACACCGACGTGGGGACCATGGCGGCTCCGGCTGAGTGTTACAGTAGTCTACCCACCCGCGCTGCTCTTTCGGCCACACAAGCGCGCGCAGCCACAGGTACGGTGGTGATGGGTCTATGGCGCGGCGAGTTCTGGTACTACCGAGAGAATCTGTACTACCGTCTTGGATGGATTCTGAGCCGCCGGATCGAAATGGATGTCCTGGATTCATCGATACTCGACGCATAATCCATCGGAGGAGGTCCGGTAGTACAGATTCTACAAAGTTGTACCAAACCTTTTCAATGCTGTCTATGGCTGCTAATTTTTTGGATGTGTCTTTGTGTGGCAAGGAGACGATCATCTATCGGCCACAAGGGCGGAGCTGGGCCTACCCTGGGCAACCAGGACCATGCCGACTCAACTCCATTTGGGGGTGCCCTGCTCCGTCGGTGGCCCCTCCAGTCCGGAGCCCGGACCAAATCTCATCGGTGCGCATTAGATAGGCGTCGGTAGAGCATCCTCTATTTAAAGATGTTGCTCCCACATCGGCACCCCTTATAAGGCGGTCTCAATTGAAATTCAAATGTAAATAACATTTGAAAAATGAAATTCGTACGAATATTGACTAGTTTTATATAAAAGTTACTCGAATTtaaactaaaactaaaaaaaacTAGTAGCGGCGTGCGTCGAAGGCGCTGAAGTCGAGGTTGTTGGCGTCGTcgccatcatcgtcgctggacgaGCCGAAGGaccagtcgtcgtcctcctcctcctttggcACCGACGGCTCGGAAGGTCCGGCGAGGTCGACGAAGTTGGTACCGTGGTCCCTGGCGGACCACACCACCGCCTGTCGCGGGTCCAGCGTCATCTGCCGGTAGTCCTCCTCGATGGAGAGGCCGACGATGAAGTGTTGCCCGGGGAATTCCTCTGGGTCGTCGCCGCCATGGAGGGCCGCCTCCGCtcgcacacatgaaaaatttcatgccgaactggtcggagaaatcctccacctgcttaaccttagcaagacggccgcaccaacaccgctCTGCAGTCACACCGCGGGGaaacttgcagccttcgccttcaccggtctaaactcctggtcagagcacggcacactcatgatggctaagggtgagcaaacagaaaaaagagagagagatcgaAGCACTTGTGCAGCCAACAGTAGCGATGCCTGCTTTTATAGGCAAAAATTTGACAGCGTGGTGGGAAAATATAGCGGGAGATAGTGGCGGGATAAAATTGATGGGAGATGATGGCGGGGAGGAATGGCGGGAAGGAGTGGCGGGAAGGGTGGCGGCAAGGACGGGCGAAAAACACGGCGGTGTGAACGCAAAAAGGCGGGAAAAAATCCTGGAGTTAACAACTCGGGTTCAACAGCCCCGATTTATTAAAATCGGGTTCCTCAACCCCGAATATCCATTTCTCGTTTTTAAATTTTTTCCACGCCACAGGAGAATCTTATAATCGGGTTTCTCAAACCCGAATTTGCAATTTCGGGCACCCCTACCCCGATTCTTGAAACTCGGGTTCCTCGaacccgacggtgtattatttctcAAATTTGCTGAAAACTAATCCTCCCTCCGATCCAAAAAAAAAAGAGTCGGAAAAGGATTTTTGCAAAACAACCGTTGATTTATTTCCTTCGTCAACCGCACTCCAGAATCGTGTGCGGTCGTCACCCGCTCGAAACCCTCACCCGGTCACCCCACTCGCACCTGCAAGCCGCTCGCTCTGCTCCTCGCGTCGCTGCCAAGATCCCCTCGCCGTGCCCCCCTCGTTGCGCCTCGCTGTCGTCTCCCCTCTGTTGCGCCGCGCCGCGCCACCTTCCCTCACCCCGCCAAGCTCCCCTCCACCTTCCATCGCCTCTGCGCGAGCCCTCCTCCACCAAAAAGCTTGAATTTTATCCAAGCCGGCGACAAATCGCCGAATCCAGGGCCAGCGAGGCCTGATCTGCTGACTACAAGGCTGGACGAGCCGGATCCGTTGGTCGCGAGGCCGGACACACCGGATCCTTCTCCCACGATGACAAAGGTGGCGCCGATCGCCCACTAGCCATGGCCGCGCGTCGGGCCCGTTCGCCGGCGCGAGCATGCGTCCGTGCATCCAAGCGTGTTGCTCCGTCCATCTGGCCTGGCCAGTGTCGCCCACGTGGTTACTGCACGCCGGTGAGGATGCGGGACCGGCGCTGGCTCCAGGTCCTTCGGCAAATCGCTGAGTAAATCGGCCAGAGGAGGGTGGAGGAAGCGTGGAGGAGTAGGTGATGGCGTGGATCTGGACTTGGGTCCTCCTCCCGCCATGATGCGAGCTGGGCAGATCGGCCAGGATGAGTTGGAGAGAGCTGGAGCCTGATTGAGGACGCGAGCTAGGTGTTCGTGGTCGCGGAGGCGAGCGAGGGGCGTTGTGTTTGTTTTGATTAATTTAGAAGGGGTTAATTGTAAAACATGATTAGACTATCCCTTCCGACTCGGAggcggatcggagggagtattatttctggaattaatattagaaagtgtattatttaaaaaaaatcgctGCTTGGCCTTGTATTCCATCCAGCCCCACACGTCAGGGATAGCGAAATTGACCGCGCGGATTTGCTTCCACCTCCCTTCTTTACAGCCCTAGGGCGACGCCTCAACCCCACCCCCACCGCACCGCCGTAGTACCGGACATCTGTTCGGGCCTCGCCATCGGAGTACATACTCGGTGGCGAGGTAGAATCTCCAGCCCTTGACGCATCTCTCGCGTCCGTCAATTGCGCGGTAGGGTCCCGACATCATTTTTGGGTGCCATTTAGGCCATTTAGTACCAAATGGATTTGGCATTGATCCGTTGTTCGTGCCCACGCAGATGGGCATGTGGTAGTCGCTCGAGAAGTTCCGCAGTGAAGTCATTGACTCCTCATCCGACGATGAGTCTGATGAGACGATGCAGATCATGGCTACTGCGGCCTCCATCCTCCACGAGCACAATGACAACCAGATGTCGGTGTACCGGGGCTCTATGAAGGGCCGCAAAAGAAACATGTCGTGCAACAGAGTCGGTGGGCACCTCCGGCTCTACGAAGACTACTTCGACCGCACCAATCGGTGTTCCCAGAAAAATTGTTCGGGTGCCACTATCGGATGCCAAGACCTGTTCATGGTCATTCTAACGGGTGTCAGAGACTATGACCCGTACTTCCAATGTAGGGCTGATGTCacaggtgcgctaggcttcacctcgCACCAAAAATGTTCTACAACTACTCGCATGCTATCATATGGAATGTGTGCTGATATCTTTGATGAGTATCTGCAAATTGGTCAGAGCACCTGCCTTGACTCCATGTACCGGTTTTTTCGAGCCGTGATTGTTGTGTTCGTCGAATATTACTTAAGGGAGCCAACTATTGAGGACTGATGacacgtaaagcacacgcccgttgggaaccccaagtggaaggtgtgatgcgtgatacgtctccaacgtatcgataatttcttatggtccatgcttgttttatgacaatacctacatgttttattcacactttatatcgtttttatgcattttccggaactaacctattgacgagatgccgaagtgccagttcctgttttctgctgtttttggtttcagaaatcctagtaaggaaatattctcggaattggacgaaatcaacgcccattatcttatatttcaaggaagcttccagagcaccgaagaggggccagaggagagccaggtgggccccacacatggtggcggcacggccaagggggggggcgcccccctggtgtgtggctccaccgtggcccttccgactccgactcttcacctatataagcctccc includes the following:
- the LOC127306286 gene encoding calcium sensing receptor, chloroplastic, producing the protein MVPTSVSATLAPPTPPSPAATRTTPRRPPANAAPLAAATVASTVLLAVTPAAHAAAFSKEDVAGSLTTVVDTVDTAIGIGGKVAGQSVAVLRALGEAVKPALPVLQSAGEQAVKLASPVVSDATKQATEALQGAGVDPAPLLSAFKTLSDAAQPAIGAAKPIASGTVETIGSLGSADYVVAAGAAFLAYLLLPPAWSLLSFGLRGYKGDLSPAQALDMVTSQDYVLIDVRSEKDKGKDGVPQLPSNAKNKLISLPLEELPNKIKGMVRNAKRAEAEIAALKISYLKRIGKGSNIVVMDSYCDNSKIVAKTLNSVGFKNCWVMAGGFSGRKGWAQSRLGTDSYNLSVVEVVRPSRVIPAAPDRFVTASSTSSPSRTTRKLLPGSVDG